AAGGAGCTCTTGCAGCATATAGGCTGTAATTGGGACCGGGATGCCTTTGCTGTCTTTAAGTTGATAGACGCCACTCTTTAATTTCTCGTAAAAATCCATGGGAGATCGCCTGCCTTCTTGGTATTTTACCATTGACTAATAAGGTGCTTTATTCGTCATCCCAGAGTATTAGAAGACCCCATGCTCATTCGGTGATTCTTCTGGAATTGCCTGGCCAACATCCCACAATTCCACAATTTTCTCTCCCTCAAACCGGAAAATGTGTATGACTGCCGCTCCTAGGTCCTCAGGATTCTGTTTAATATGAGAGTGAACAGCAACGTTATTTCCATCTTCTAATGCATGCTTCACTTCAAGCGTTTTGTTAGGACTTTGAACCGCGTTTTCTTCCATTGCCAGCATAAGTGATTCGGCATCACCGCGAAAATATGGATTGTGATGACGAAAACCAGGGGCTATATGACGTTCGAATGCTTCCTGGATTTTTCCGGAAGCTACCAATTGGAGAAATGAAATGGCCGCCTCTTTGTATATATTACTCATCATTCTATCTCAACCTTTCATGTATGTAGTATGTTGCTTACCATAACATCTATCTCCACTGAACCATGATAATAGATACTCTTCATAAACTTCG
This window of the Sutcliffiella horikoshii genome carries:
- a CDS encoding nuclear transport factor 2 family protein, yielding MSNIYKEAAISFLQLVASGKIQEAFERHIAPGFRHHNPYFRGDAESLMLAMEENAVQSPNKTLEVKHALEDGNNVAVHSHIKQNPEDLGAAVIHIFRFEGEKIVELWDVGQAIPEESPNEHGVF